The stretch of DNA ATAGCAGAATTAATTACAGATTGTCCATTATACTTGGACCCTATTAATATTATATGATCTTTGTACTAAGAAAATTTAAATTGAGATTTCtatagttttaaaaataaaataaataactatATTTATTCTGACATCGTTAGTTGCATTGATAGAAAACATAGCACAAAACACCATGTGTTAAAtcgatataaaaataataaccaaaaaataattttaataactcTTCTATTTATAATGATTTTACTAgtacaaaaataattttaatatctcacgtgcacgttaaaattatcttttttatataaCTTTCATATCAATCCAATAAATGATGTCACATGTTATATTTTTCACCAATATAATTGATAATAtcaggataaataaaattatttattttatttttaaaattataaaaatctcattataaaatattcaaaaataaaaatcatgatacAAGTTGAGATGGGTCAAACTGAGGGCAGAGCTTGTGGAACGCCCACTAAATACTGCTCGATTCGACCATGCTCTCGTGCTTGGTCGAGCCTAGTCACACTGACATGTTGACGAAATGCCACGTAACCGTCCATCGTCAGCAAGAAATCAAGTTCCATTGCTTACTTATTatttgaattcaatgtccaacatGCCCTTCTCGTTAGCCATAAATTTCACTTTTGTTCTCGAAAATACAATTAATAAACCATCGTAGGGATAATGATAGTGGCACTGACGTAAGTATTTGATAATCGTAGGCCTAATATTTAGGTGTAAATTCCACATTAGTCTTtggtaattaaaagaaaaaaatccttGGAGCAGCCCTACCGCCGTCTGTCATATGTTCTCCACAGACGGCCAGACACGTCGATTTGCCACGTGGCAACGATCAATTGGGTGTTCAACCTTTTGGCCGAGCATAGTTGAGGCTGAGGTAAGTCCACCGGATGGACACTGTACTACTCTATCTCTTCTTCTATTTATCTTTTAACCTCGACTCCTCCGTCTCGATCCAAGTAGTAAAGCTCGATAGACTGACAATAGGGGGAGCTCAAAATGGCGATACGGAGGAGGTCTCCCCTCGCCGCCGCCATCACGGTCACGCTTGCCGTCATGTCGATCGCCTCCGCTGAGGTCTACTTCGAGGAGCGATTCGGAGGTATGTGCGCCTTCCCGATCTCACTTGAGATCTGCGATCTGAACTACTCTTTCTACGCTCGGTAGCAGCCATTACTTCGATCTCTCTTTGGATATCCTTCTTCTCCGATATGATCTCCCTACTTCTCTGTTAGCGATCTGTAGTTTGGCGGCCATCCGCCGACGATGATGCATATGATTTTTCGATCATTTTGCTTGTACAGGCTACGATTCATTAAATAGATCGATGCATTACATCTGACGCGTGATTTATAGTGAAGTTGATGGAGCGGTGGATagaaatctttctttctttctttgcgtTGACCTTTTTCAGTCTTGGACAGGAGGCGGCGGGAAAATACTGATATATTCTTTCACCTGGACTTTGTTGATTTACAGCTTTATCCCCGCTATTGTGAAAGATAGTGTTTTAGACGTTTCTGTTTATTTTAATTGTTTGCTCATCGAGGCTTCACAATCGTCGTGGCTGTTAGTTTGATGGTTCTGACAATATTTGCCAAACGTGTGATGTGTTAAATCTTCCTATCAAATGCTGTGACATGCCAGATTGCAGTACAGGATTTATTTAGAATAAGGAGTTAATTTATATTGTACAACGATCACAAATGGATGGATTTTCATTATACTCGATTGATTCTTTTCTCTGcatttcttttgttatttgaaGATGGATGGGAGAATCGGTGGGTCAAATCTGATTGGAAGAAGGATGAGAATATGGTTGGCGACTGGAACCATACCTCTGGCAAATGGACTGGTGATCCCGAAGATAAAGGTACTCCTCTATAGATTGTAAAGATCATTGTATGATCTTTGTTGTAAAGCTGCAGTCCAAAGCTTAATATCGAATAATTCCACTATGAAAAATTTGGATGCCTTTTGTTGATATAGTGATCTCTTGGTTTAATGAATTCCTTTACTGCAGGCATCCAGACCACTGAAGACTACAGATTCTATGCTATTTCAGCTGAGTTTCCTGAGTTCAGCAACAAGGATAAGACATTAGTGTTGCAATTCTCAGTTAAACATGAACAGAAACTTGACTGCGGAGGTGGCTACATTAAGCTGCTAAGTGGTGAAATTGATCAGAAGAAATTTGGTGGAGAGACCCCCTATAGGTACTTTTTACCTTCGTTGATTCCCTTCCATATAGCAACTGACACTGTACCTTcttatttattttcctttttagtaATCCAAATTGATTGTCTGCATTTTGAAATTGCAGTATCATGTTTGGGCCTGATATCTGTGGGTTCAGCACCAAAAAGGTTCATGCTATCTTCACACGTGATGGAAAGAACCACTTGATCAAGAAAGAAGTTACTTGCGAGACTGACCAGCTAACTCATGTTTACACTTTCGTTGTCCGCCCTGATGCTACGTATACTATTCTTATCGATAACAATGAGAAGCAAACGGGTAGCCTATATAATGATTGGGATATCCTTCCCCCAAAGCAAATTAAGGATCCTGATGCAAAGAAGGTAAGCACCTTCTAGTAATTAATCTTAACTAGCTGAGGATTGTGTTCTTTGATTGTATGCATTTATTTGATTGAATTGTCTGATGTCATAGCCAGAAGATTGGGATGACAAGGAATACATCCCTGATCCCGAGGACAAGAAACCAGAGGTAATCTTGACTTTATTATCATACCTTTTCCCGTTTTGGTTTGGATTTTTGCTCAGGCAATGAGGTGGCACTGTGCCAGAGTTTGTAGTTCTTTACTGTTTGTTTTGGGGAGATGTCAATGTAATATTTTGTATTTACCCCTTGTATAATAGAGCTGTTGAATGACTTTGCACTCTGTTGTGTTTTGGCTTGCAAAAAGGCTGCAATTTTCTGTTCTGTATCAAATTCAGTGCTGCCATGTTCAGTATTTTGATAGGAAAAAAGTGGATCATATACATCGTGCATGTGCGTGTgtgcgctatatatatatatatatatatatatatatatatatatatatatatatatatatatatatatatatatatatatatatatatatatatatgcgattaTATATAATGGGTTTTTTGTTCAGTGCTTGTGCATGAatttttgtgtgtgtatatatgtattgtATATTTTGCTATTATTGATCATTTTAATTTTCATCTTATATTTCTTTGCATGACAATAAGAAACATACATCTATGCTTTTTGTTGCTTACACGCTATTCCTATTTATTTTATCTTGATGTATGGTACCTTTTGATGGCATGAAACTAACTTAACCTTATTGATGAAGGGGTATGATGACATTCCTAAGGAGATCCCTGATCCTCATGCGACAAAGGTATGATTTTCTTAGTACTGCTTCTAGGAAGTGTTGTTCTTGTGTCATGTACTCTCACCATCTTTTGCTATTGTGTAATTGTCCAGCCAGAAGattgggatgaagaagaagatggtgaATGGACATCCCCAACCATTCCAAACCCTGAATATAAGGGACCCTGGAAGCAAAAGGTCTATAGAGCTAGTCTTTCTAACCAGCATCAGCATTAGAGCTTGATTGAAAATCCTGATTATTTGCTTTGCTCTCTTTACAGAAAATCAAGAATCCTAATTATAAGGGGAAGTGGAAGGCACCAATGATTGACAATCCAGGTACTTCTTTTTTGTTACTTTGAAGTTAGTATGTTCTTCCTTTTCTGTCAGTTGACTTTGACCTTTAATCTCCATGCAGATTTCAAGGACGATCCCTACATTTATGCTTACCCCAACTTGAGATATGTAGGCATTGAGTTGTGGCAGGTAAAGCTACAATTCCCTCCACTTGAGTCTAATTTCCATATTGAGTGTATGACAACCTTATGTGCTTTTCAGGTCAAAGCTGGGTCACTATTTGACAACATTTTGGTCTGTGATGATCCTGAGTATGCTAAGAAAATTGCCGAAGAAACATGGGGCAAGCTTAAGGATGTAGGCGTTTCAAAATTCCAATTGTTGACAGTATCTCATAGAATAATCAACTACtaaattcttttattttatttttcaggcTGAAAAGGCTGCATTTGATGAGgctgagaaaaagaaagaagaagaggtatgCTGGCATTTTTCTCACCTCAGTAGTTCTTATATCCTGTTGTTTTTTCAGTGACATATGCATATCCTTCCATGctatttttctttaaaaactaTTGCATTTTCTTTCAAAGATTATACAATAGATAAAGATTGCTGGGGTTTGAAGAGATTCTCTTCTtatataaccaattgatgacaaaatGTCTTTCTACTCATTTCTTAACATAGATTCCTGAAATATTGAGTTGTGTTACAAGTGCAATGCCTTTGGTGCTGTGTGAGTTAATTTAGATCTTCATATAGATTACTTTTCCAATTAGGTAGACTTCTATACATAATGATTGCATggatttgatttgacataaatatgTTCTGATAAATTAGGTGGTTTCTTCAGATATGTAAATTAAGAAAGCAACCAAGTTATctagatttaaatatattatcCAACACACTATTTTCTGAAGATTTTACAAGTTTCTGGGTTCCTAGGGTCTGTGAGGGAAATTCTGAGATTTAAGAGAGAGCTTTTTGGACTTTACGTCATATCATGACCATTTTAGAAAGTGCATTAAAATCTGGTTGTAATTTTCACAAGTGGTTGATCCACTGTCCTCCATTTGGTGTTGAACTTATGAATTGAGAATCACATAGGGAGCCTTCTTCTACTCTAGGCTCCTTCCACACGCTGTCTTATTTAAATGCTACAAAACCATGGTTGTTGGATGGGGAAGGAGGTTAAGAGCGGAATATTTATGTCGCTTTCTAGCGAGAGTTTTCTTCCCTTGGTGTTATTAGCATTTGGCCCCAATGGTGCATAAATACCAAAAGGCCTTGCAAGACCTAATTTGCACTCTAGGAGATACCCTTTCAAGTTGTTTCCCTGCTTAGTATAGTCTTTCTTCCAAACCACCGAGTTTTCCTTTCAATGGGACTCCAGAAGTTTGCCCCTTGACACACTTGCCTGCGTCCGTAAAGCCCATATAGAGTCCCCATCAGCGATAAGATTTCAGTTATTTCAGATTTGCGGCTTCACTGATATAGATAGTTTGGGATGTATACACCCCTTACCAAGTGTTTTTCTCCCTTTTTATATTGTGTTGAAAATTTGATTGTGGTTAATGCTAACTCGGTCTCGATCATTAGATATATATTCCGATTGATAGATTGCATTGCTTAATCCACAACATATGTGCATGTTTGGGTGCCTACCTCCCTCGATGATCTAGAGGCAATGTGGAtgacatttcatctgccatttgTTTTCCCTTTTGGCTCAACGGAAGCTCTTTATTTAACTGGTTCTATGCTTAGATAAATTTCCATGGTTCTATTGACCTTTTCGGGGGTGTAGAGTATCTTTCTAAACAAGTTCTCTTGTTCCTCTTATAACAGGAAGTCAAGGATGATGAATCAGATTTAGATGTAAGCTTCAAAATGATATTTCTTTGTGCATCTTCTTTTTCCCATATTTTAATAATTGTTTTGGCACCCTTTGCATTTTGTGGGTAGAACGAAGATGAGGATGATGCAGAAGATGCTGATTCAAAGTCTGATTCAGATGCAGAAGAGGACAATGAAACTCCCCATGTAATATTCTCTTAGCTCTGATGTCTCCCTGTTTTTCCCAGAGATTTTGTGCAATTATAGTTGTTGGATCTGTATAGTTGTGTATCTGTAAAATTCTTCTCCTGATGGTTTCAGGATGAGCTTTAGAGGAAGAAGCTGACAGAGTCTGCTACAATTTTCGCCAGCAGTCTACAGACAAATTGATGGCTTAGTCcttgaattttaattttattttgagaatttatcaCTTGGAGAGAACAATTTGAGCACACAGCAGCATGGTTACTTCTGTCACACACTGTTTCTGGACCTCAACTTTTAGCTTCATTTAGTTCTTCAGGATGCAGTAGCTTTTATATGAACTAACAACAACTTTCATTTGTCATTTATTTCTGGTGTTTTGATTGTGATATATCCGGTGTTGTGGTTGTGTCATGCAAATGTGCAAGTCAAGATGAAAAGTAGCAGGCATTTGCTGCTACTTTTGCCCTCATGGAATCCAACAGTAGCTCCTGCATATATTTTTTTCCTCTGCTGCAACATGGCTTGATTAGGTAACCTACAACAACACTCGATCTTTCTAGATGCCTAATGTTATTGAACAGATAACAATCATATACAAAAGTTGGTATAGATGCGTACACGTATAATTACTATTTTGGCTGTCCAATCGAGTCCGTAAACAGAAGAGAAAGGAGGAGGCATATGCAAATCAAAATGTGACGAGGTGCATTTTTATATCTCAAGTTCATTTATAGCTTTCCATAATCTAGTTTTAAATGCATACGTTACAAATATGGTTGATCGATATCCCTAAATAGCCATAAAGATCTTTACCCTGATGCAATACCTATCATCACGTAATATAGAAAGAGGAAATCGATCGAGAGAGGCTTTTAGTATATAAAAAGCATTTGAGTCGCATCCAACTCAacggaggaagaaaaaaaaagcaaagaCAGCTTTGACTACCCTGGAATAATACATATACCCTCACGCctcattttattttcctttttattattttgccGTTATGCGTTAGGGTTTCCTCGTCTTCCGCTGTCTCGTTCCCATTTGACGAGCAGATCGGGGACTCACGGCCCCGGAATCGATTCCGGTCGCCGGATCCGATCCTGATCGTGCGTTTAGTTGGTCGTCCGTCTTGTGGAACTTCTCTCCGCCCGCGATGTTCCTGATAGATTGGTTCTACGGAGTCCTCGCCTCTCTGGGTCTGTGGCAGAAGGAGGCCAAGATCTTGTTCTTGGGCCTTGACAATGCCGGCAAGACCACGCTGCTCCATATGCTCAAGGACGAGGTCGGATCCCTCGTCCTTCGTTAGATTTCTCGTCGGTCATTGATAAGAGAGTTGTGTCGGTTTAGTTTTCTTCGATTTAAGGATGTGTTGGTTGTAATTAGTTTGTTCGAATGCAGAGATTGGTCCAGCACCAGCCGACGCAGCACCCCACGTCGGAGGAGCTGAGCATCGGGAAAATCAAGTTCAAGGCTTTTGATCTGGGAGGGCACCAGATTGCACGACGTGTCTGGAAGGATTACTATGCTAAGGTCTCTCAACATTCTACACTCTGTTTGCTTTTCGGTTAGGAGTTTACTGCATTTTGCTTGTACTTATCCTCCGTTTGAAGCCTATAATCTTCATTATGGTTATTTTGAGAATTGAATTTTACTCGTTTCACCCAAAGGTAATCTTTCAATGGCCTATATGCATTCGTTCCTTGATATTGTTTCAGTCCACAtacagattttttttatgatttcggTGATCATCAGGTCATGTGTTGGATCACATATCTTTTAGCTGTGGTTTAGTTTTCGTTTTCATATGTCTCGTGGTGTTGAATTGAGAAACCAGAATATTATGCTGTTACGTATTTTCTGTTCCGTGATATTTGACGTTTGAACTTTGTTCACCCATGGCAATGCACAATTTCTGACTTCAGCCATAAGATCTTATCTATTTTGTGTCCATCTTTTTTGGGCATATCACAGATCTAGGAAGCAAATAGATAACCTTGGCTGTGTGTTCAGTCCAACTCTGAGTATCATACTCTTTAGGAGCATATTCTCGAATTCTAGTATTGTTGAAATTTGGCTTGATTCTAATGTGACTCTGCATCTATAAGCCTGAGCCAACTGAAATAAAAGTCATTTTGGAAGCAAATCCCACAATTACTTAACTTTAGGAAGAACTTAGTTGTTTTCACATAAAAAATCGTTGTTCTGAAATAAAGAAGCATGGCGCATGATGAGTGTTGTGAGGATAGTCCACACGAGAGCATGATGAGGGTGCATCAATATGACATCTTTGAGAAAAAGAAATGCAATAAGGATTGTAAATGATGCAGCCATTTTAGAATTTAAACATATTACTTGTGCCCGCAAGGCATACAATACATAAGCTAATTAAATTGTTTGGAAAGCATTCTCCTAGCTAGTCCTTAATTATCTTGTTAGCCTACCAACAGGTCTGGAGGAGTCTAGTTTGGGATGCCCATTGGCAGTATGACCCGAGTTGTTATAGTAGTCTGCCACAGTCTTGCCCAGGGCTTGATCCTGCTCATGCCATACTTTGGTTTTGCAACACACACCATGTAGCTGATCTGACCTGGCAACATGTCATGCTAGCCCACCGACACAGGTGGACCTGCAATGTCTCTCGTCTATCCATCACAAGAAGAAATTAGGGGTGTGCTTGTCTAACAATTTGACTGTCTGAACCCCTCTATCCGATCCGATCCTCCCTGATTGCCTCACTTACCTGTTTTCCTTGTTTTCTCCAACTCCCCCTGATTTCTTCCATTCTCGTTCTCCGTTTCTCCATTTCCACtgccattgctgcaaaaagacaTGCACAAGAGCGGCATGTAGAATGGTGTCCTCACTCTCTTCTCACTTTTTACAATCAAGTATGTGCATTTGAGGGTCGTGTTGTGCCAGATCACCTCCGTGCATGGGCTGGGCCGGATACCAGATCTTACCAAGTAATCAAGAGATTCAAGACTGTTGTTTTAGTATAAAAATGACAATAGGTGAAGCAGCCTATAATCCAACAGCAAGCCCAATCTATAAGATGTACAATAAGTTGAGCTCGAAGCTTTTGGCATAAGCCTGTATGCCTTACCTGTATGGTTGGTTTTGGAAAAAGTTTCTCTGATAAGTTGAGTTTTAAGTTTACTTATGAACTTTTGGCATAAGCACGTATAATAAGATGAGTTATATGTTTAGTTGGTTTTGGAATACATTACCTAACACTGCTTTGCATAGTTGgttt from Musa acuminata AAA Group cultivar baxijiao chromosome BXJ2-11, Cavendish_Baxijiao_AAA, whole genome shotgun sequence encodes:
- the LOC135626970 gene encoding calreticulin-like, which codes for MAIRRRSPLAAAITVTLAVMSIASAEVYFEERFGDGWENRWVKSDWKKDENMVGDWNHTSGKWTGDPEDKGIQTTEDYRFYAISAEFPEFSNKDKTLVLQFSVKHEQKLDCGGGYIKLLSGEIDQKKFGGETPYSIMFGPDICGFSTKKVHAIFTRDGKNHLIKKEVTCETDQLTHVYTFVVRPDATYTILIDNNEKQTGSLYNDWDILPPKQIKDPDAKKPEDWDDKEYIPDPEDKKPEGYDDIPKEIPDPHATKPEDWDEEEDGEWTSPTIPNPEYKGPWKQKKIKNPNYKGKWKAPMIDNPDFKDDPYIYAYPNLRYVGIELWQVKAGSLFDNILVCDDPEYAKKIAEETWGKLKDAEKAAFDEAEKKKEEEEVKDDESDLDNEDEDDAEDADSKSDSDAEEDNETPHDEL